A genomic region of Dehalococcoidales bacterium contains the following coding sequences:
- a CDS encoding metal-sensitive transcriptional regulator — MKKSDEHQDSGAVHQHAKTASVINRLSRIEGHIRAIKRMIEEDKPCPDVLIQLAAIKSAVQKTAQVVLEDHIESCLTGAAARGAIEDEWHSLKAALDKFVG; from the coding sequence ATGAAGAAATCTGATGAACACCAGGATAGCGGCGCGGTTCACCAGCATGCTAAAACGGCCTCGGTGATTAACCGGCTATCCAGGATTGAGGGACATATCAGGGCGATAAAACGCATGATTGAAGAGGATAAGCCCTGCCCGGACGTGCTGATTCAGCTCGCCGCCATAAAGTCGGCGGTGCAGAAGACGGCCCAGGTGGTGCTTGAGGACCATATCGAGTCCTGCCTGACCGGGGCCGCGGCCAGAGGCGCCATTGAAGACGAATGGCACAGTCTGAAGGCAGCCCTGGATAAATTTGTCGGCTGA